Proteins encoded in a region of the Haloglomus salinum genome:
- a CDS encoding amidohydrolase family protein, whose translation MTDRSGTDGPGAPLAPAVDAHVHLMPERLMAAIRDSLNDAADWEFPHGASADAVETELRRHGVTRYVALPYAHRAGIARELNDWLVDTAADREMCIPFATVHPEDDVRAVVRDAFEAGARGLKFQCPVQEVAPDDERLAPAYELCAEYDRPVLFHAGTAPMFEDSPYVGVDRFESFVRSYPDVRACAAHMGTFEHEAFVALAREHDQVFLDTCFAMATVVDDYVDFDPAEVPDAVFDDLAGQVLYGSDFPNMPHDYAREYEGLLARDLSAGAFDALFRGAARRFLGGEVDLPPADARPDTPTPDGE comes from the coding sequence ATGACCGACCGTTCAGGGACCGACGGCCCGGGGGCCCCGCTCGCGCCCGCCGTCGACGCGCACGTCCACCTGATGCCCGAGCGGCTGATGGCCGCCATCCGGGACTCGCTCAACGACGCGGCCGACTGGGAGTTCCCGCACGGGGCGAGCGCCGACGCCGTCGAGACCGAACTCCGGCGCCACGGCGTCACCCGCTACGTCGCGCTCCCGTATGCCCACCGCGCCGGTATCGCCCGCGAGTTGAACGACTGGCTCGTCGACACCGCCGCCGACCGCGAGATGTGCATCCCGTTCGCCACCGTCCACCCGGAGGACGACGTCCGCGCGGTCGTGCGCGACGCGTTCGAGGCAGGGGCGCGCGGCCTGAAGTTCCAGTGTCCCGTGCAGGAGGTGGCGCCCGATGACGAGCGACTGGCGCCGGCGTACGAACTCTGTGCCGAGTACGACCGGCCGGTGCTGTTCCACGCCGGCACCGCGCCGATGTTCGAGGACTCACCGTACGTCGGTGTCGACCGGTTCGAGTCGTTCGTGCGCTCGTACCCGGACGTGCGCGCGTGCGCCGCGCACATGGGCACGTTCGAGCACGAGGCGTTCGTCGCCCTCGCGCGCGAGCACGACCAGGTGTTCCTCGACACCTGCTTCGCGATGGCGACGGTCGTCGACGACTACGTCGACTTCGACCCCGCCGAGGTTCCGGACGCCGTCTTCGATGACCTCGCCGGGCAGGTGCTGTACGGGTCGGACTTCCCGAACATGCCCCACGACTACGCCCGGGAGTACGAGGGCCTGCTCGCGCGCGACCTCTCGGCCGGGGCGTTCGACGCGCTGTTCCGGGGGGCGGCCCGCCGGTTCCTCGGCGGCGAGGTCGACCTCCCGCCCGCCGACGCGCGGCCGGACACGCCGACCCCCGACGGCGAGTGA
- the mch gene encoding methenyltetrahydromethanopterin cyclohydrolase — protein sequence MESLNVMAVELVDEAIDFRDELAIDTHELDNGATVLDFGVEAYGGIEAGLLLAEIATGGLATVQADASGTVEGATVPHVEVTCDHPALALLCSQKAGWDEFPDGYDGLGSGPARALVAEEEEFRQTGFQDEADFATLCIESDTLPGEAVAESVADLADVEPESVFLPTYRTGSIAGSIATAARAGELAVYRLSELDYDPLDVLTVTARAPVAPVAGDEATAMARTNDALAYGASVHLTVDRDFDRFDEVPSTAAEEYGTPFEAFFEDADWNLGAIPREVFAPAQVTVDVLGGPTHAVGATEESLLAESFGLE from the coding sequence ATGGAGAGTCTCAACGTGATGGCCGTCGAGCTGGTCGACGAGGCCATCGACTTCCGGGACGAACTCGCCATCGACACCCACGAACTGGACAACGGGGCGACCGTCCTCGACTTCGGCGTGGAGGCGTACGGCGGTATCGAGGCCGGCCTCCTGCTCGCGGAGATCGCCACGGGCGGCCTCGCGACGGTGCAGGCCGACGCCTCCGGCACAGTCGAGGGCGCGACCGTCCCGCACGTCGAGGTGACCTGCGACCACCCGGCGCTGGCGCTGCTCTGCTCGCAGAAGGCCGGCTGGGACGAGTTCCCCGACGGCTACGACGGTCTCGGGAGCGGTCCCGCCCGCGCACTCGTGGCCGAGGAGGAGGAGTTCCGACAGACCGGCTTCCAGGACGAGGCCGACTTCGCCACCCTCTGCATCGAGTCGGATACGCTCCCCGGTGAGGCCGTCGCCGAGTCGGTCGCCGACCTCGCGGACGTCGAACCAGAGAGCGTCTTCCTGCCCACCTACCGGACGGGGTCCATCGCGGGGAGCATCGCCACGGCCGCTCGCGCCGGGGAACTCGCCGTGTATCGCCTCTCGGAACTCGACTACGACCCGCTGGACGTGCTGACGGTGACGGCACGGGCACCAGTCGCGCCGGTGGCGGGCGACGAGGCCACCGCGATGGCCCGGACGAACGACGCGCTGGCGTACGGCGCGAGCGTCCACCTGACCGTCGACCGCGACTTCGACCGGTTCGACGAGGTGCCCTCGACCGCGGCCGAGGAGTACGGCACCCCGTTCGAGGCGTTCTTCGAGGACGCCGACTGGAACCTCGGCGCCATCCCGCGGGAGGTGTTCGCCCCGGCGCAGGTGACCGTCGACGTGCTGGGCGGCCCCACGCACGCGGTCGGCGCGACCGAGGAGTCCCTGCTGGCCGAGAGCTTCGGCCTGGAGTGA
- a CDS encoding ABC transporter permease, which yields MFEVARYEAERRLLGTLAIAVGLSAFAGLFLAIGPSILEEVDFAQFVDAYPESLQTAFGLEGMGSLAGFLAAELYQFGFVILLGLYFAYLGGGVVAGDIETERLDLLLSTPISRPRLLLEKFAGLVPAMVLVNAVVATVVYVGAILVDEPIPLVDVLMVHLLSLPYLLVAAAVGLLFSVVFSQSSTAQRGAIAVVFGLFMLESLVTDTDFGALGAFSPSRYYDPTAVLVDSSYDLLGAFVLCEAAALLVVLALLRFQERDI from the coding sequence ATGTTCGAGGTGGCCCGCTACGAGGCCGAACGACGGCTCCTCGGCACGCTTGCCATCGCCGTGGGCCTCTCGGCGTTCGCCGGCCTGTTCCTCGCCATCGGGCCCTCGATCCTCGAGGAGGTCGACTTCGCCCAGTTCGTCGACGCGTATCCCGAATCGCTCCAGACGGCCTTCGGGCTGGAGGGGATGGGCTCGCTGGCCGGGTTCCTCGCGGCCGAACTGTACCAGTTCGGCTTCGTCATCCTGCTGGGGCTGTACTTCGCCTACCTCGGCGGTGGGGTCGTGGCTGGCGACATCGAGACCGAGCGGCTCGACCTGCTGCTGTCGACGCCCATCTCGCGGCCACGACTCCTGCTGGAGAAGTTCGCCGGACTGGTGCCCGCGATGGTACTCGTCAACGCCGTCGTGGCCACCGTCGTCTACGTCGGGGCCATCCTCGTCGACGAGCCCATCCCGCTGGTAGACGTCCTGATGGTCCACCTCCTCTCGTTGCCGTACCTGCTGGTGGCCGCGGCCGTCGGCCTGCTGTTCTCGGTCGTGTTCAGCCAGTCGTCGACGGCCCAGCGCGGCGCCATCGCCGTCGTGTTCGGCCTGTTCATGCTGGAGTCGCTCGTCACCGACACCGATTTCGGCGCGCTGGGGGCGTTTAGCCCATCCCGCTACTACGACCCGACCGCGGTACTGGTCGACTCGAGTTACGACCTGCTCGGCGCGTTCGTCCTCTGTGAGGCGGCGGCCCTGCTGGTCGTGCTCGCACTGCTGCGGTTCCAGGAGAGGGATATCTGA
- a CDS encoding ABC transporter ATP-binding protein: MVAIRSEGLTKYYGDVCGIEDLTFDVNEGEIFGFLGPNGAGKTTFIRTLLGFLSPTAGSAELLGYDITDDRALVTAMEQVGYLPSEPGLDDGVTGRRLLDHYGALRGDTRSEELLELFTPPLDRKVGEYSRGNKQMLAIVIAFMHDPSLVLMDEPTSGLDPLKQERFHEFVRSEVAAGKTMFLSSHVLSEVQKVCDRVGIIREGRLVELETVEELLSRGGKVVRVRVRGEVGPEAFTIDSVHDLTIGAGADEGLVGHSSDSTTASFTYTGDYDALVAHLAGFEILGIDIEEAPLEDVFLQFYGDAPDSDGTGPGAAADAEPGTGSDSGGSD, translated from the coding sequence ATGGTCGCAATTCGAAGTGAGGGGTTGACGAAGTACTACGGCGATGTCTGTGGCATCGAGGACCTCACCTTCGATGTCAACGAGGGCGAGATATTCGGGTTCCTCGGCCCGAACGGTGCCGGGAAGACGACGTTCATCCGGACACTGCTGGGGTTCCTCTCGCCGACCGCCGGCAGTGCCGAACTGCTCGGGTACGACATCACCGACGACCGCGCGCTCGTGACGGCCATGGAACAGGTCGGCTATCTCCCCAGCGAGCCCGGCCTCGACGATGGCGTCACCGGGCGTCGGCTCCTCGACCACTACGGAGCACTGCGCGGGGATACGCGGAGCGAGGAACTGCTGGAGCTGTTCACACCCCCACTCGACCGGAAGGTCGGGGAGTACTCGCGGGGCAACAAGCAGATGCTCGCCATCGTCATCGCGTTCATGCACGACCCGTCGCTCGTCCTGATGGACGAGCCGACTTCCGGGCTGGACCCGCTCAAGCAGGAGCGGTTCCACGAGTTCGTCCGGAGCGAGGTGGCCGCCGGCAAGACGATGTTCCTCTCCTCGCACGTTCTCAGCGAGGTGCAGAAGGTCTGTGACCGGGTGGGAATCATCCGCGAGGGGCGGCTCGTCGAACTCGAGACGGTCGAGGAACTGCTCTCCCGTGGCGGGAAGGTCGTTCGGGTCCGCGTCCGCGGCGAGGTCGGCCCCGAGGCGTTCACCATCGACAGTGTCCACGACCTGACTATCGGCGCCGGCGCGGACGAGGGGCTCGTCGGGCACAGCAGCGACTCGACGACGGCGTCGTTCACCTACACGGGCGACTACGACGCGCTCGTCGCGCACCTGGCCGGGTTCGAGATACTCGGCATCGATATCGAGGAGGCACCGCTGGAGGATGTGTTCCTGCAGTTCTACGGCGACGCGCCGGACAGCGACGGGACCGGGCCAGGGGCGGCTGCTGACGCCGAGCCCGGGACCGGGAGCGACTCCGGGGGGAGCGACTGA
- the pyrE gene encoding orotate phosphoribosyltransferase, producing MTDDTNERDDLVAALRAADAVKFGEFELSHGGTSEYYVDKYLFETSPDCLELIADAFAARVGETKLAGVALGAVPLVAATSVATGNPYVIVRKAAKEYGTGNRIEGRFEAGEEVVVLEDIATTGRSAIDAVEALREAGAVVDRVLVVVDREEGARENLAEHDIELESLLTASDLLADADIDVDAED from the coding sequence ATGACCGACGACACGAACGAGCGCGACGACCTCGTCGCGGCCCTTCGCGCCGCGGACGCGGTGAAGTTCGGCGAGTTCGAGCTCTCGCACGGCGGCACGTCCGAGTACTACGTCGACAAGTACCTGTTCGAGACCAGTCCTGACTGTCTCGAACTCATCGCCGACGCCTTCGCCGCGCGCGTGGGCGAGACGAAACTCGCGGGCGTCGCGCTGGGCGCGGTCCCGCTCGTGGCCGCGACGAGCGTCGCCACCGGCAACCCGTACGTCATCGTCCGGAAGGCCGCCAAGGAGTACGGCACCGGCAACCGCATCGAGGGTCGCTTCGAGGCGGGCGAGGAGGTCGTCGTGCTGGAGGATATCGCCACGACGGGCCGGTCGGCCATCGACGCCGTCGAGGCGCTCCGCGAGGCCGGCGCGGTGGTCGACCGCGTGCTGGTCGTCGTGGACCGCGAGGAGGGGGCCCGCGAGAACCTCGCCGAACACGACATCGAACTCGAATCGCTGCTGACCGCGTCGGACCTGCTGGCCGACGCCGATATCGACGTCGACGCCGAGGACTGA
- a CDS encoding DUF5787 family protein: MREYAFELALCAHYESETDGLLARQLGASCHGSRVMDVVELEPGPGFDGRVSLCPGTIPAPVLESDIGPGTARAPRRALDVHPDRVEGIVDAAVDAGYLERERRNGREMVRATGRYPDEWLGSLRGIENKPDLGRPGDLQEQLRTDVSLALLDEVVLATASHVTGAHLNRIPEAVGVWRFDPETGEREVVREPTPLDDEWGVEPLDEHPGRTEVRVVSAAEKRRARRRLAERAFGKGWRPAPEAWPDCARIAVGERGGTGPVPDCPWKGRIVDPAAECGPACEGFVSGAAPSVDPESARADATAWDPDAGERRRQTGLGRFVDPE; this comes from the coding sequence GTGCGCGAGTACGCCTTCGAGCTGGCTCTCTGTGCCCACTACGAGTCCGAGACGGATGGGCTCCTCGCACGCCAGCTCGGCGCCTCCTGCCACGGCTCGCGCGTGATGGACGTGGTCGAACTGGAGCCGGGGCCGGGGTTCGACGGGCGCGTCTCGCTCTGCCCGGGGACGATTCCGGCGCCGGTCCTTGAATCCGACATCGGGCCCGGCACCGCGCGGGCCCCGCGGCGGGCGCTCGATGTCCACCCGGACCGCGTCGAGGGCATCGTCGACGCGGCGGTCGACGCGGGCTACCTCGAACGCGAGCGCCGGAACGGGCGCGAGATGGTGCGGGCGACGGGTCGCTACCCGGACGAGTGGCTCGGCTCGCTCCGCGGCATCGAGAACAAGCCCGACCTCGGGCGCCCCGGTGACCTCCAGGAGCAACTGCGGACCGACGTCTCGCTCGCGCTCCTGGACGAGGTGGTACTCGCGACGGCCTCGCACGTCACCGGGGCGCACCTGAACCGCATTCCCGAGGCCGTCGGCGTGTGGCGGTTCGACCCGGAGACGGGCGAGCGGGAGGTGGTGCGGGAGCCGACGCCACTCGACGACGAGTGGGGCGTCGAGCCGCTGGACGAACACCCGGGCCGGACCGAGGTCCGCGTGGTGTCGGCCGCCGAGAAACGCCGGGCGCGGCGCCGCCTCGCCGAGCGCGCCTTCGGGAAGGGCTGGCGGCCCGCCCCCGAGGCGTGGCCGGATTGTGCCCGCATCGCGGTCGGCGAGCGCGGGGGGACGGGCCCGGTGCCGGACTGCCCGTGGAAGGGCCGCATCGTCGACCCGGCCGCCGAGTGTGGCCCGGCGTGCGAGGGGTTCGTTTCGGGTGCAGCGCCCTCCGTCGACCCCGAGAGCGCCCGTGCTGACGCGACCGCCTGGGACCCCGACGCTGGCGAGCGCCGGCGGCAGACGGGGCTCGGCCGCTTCGTCGACCCGGAGTGA
- a CDS encoding COG1361 S-layer family protein, with protein MTRRWLAVALVVLLVLPGTALAFVQGEPRLRVGLADDTVHAGEETTLSVTVANGADLKFASRSNPALNAEVTTARAVAVTLEDSGPVSVETGTRLLGSLPDGGSATLPFEVSIRESAAPGVYDVPVELRYAYTASISDSGAADRRTETVTRTLRVRVEEAARFRVRDVESVVRPGETGRVSVLLENVGSATAHDAQFTLSSPDPALSPGTAGTATRYDARWAPGETRRLNYTVTAATDARAQSYNLELAPSYRDAAGGTVSQQPLSVGVTPSAGGLLSVAEVRSSVVTGGSGPVTVMLRNDGDRTLRDATVRLSSAGDLAVGGGESASRFVGRWGPGETRSLTYDLTAGPETTAGSYPLAATVAYTDSEGAALTSRPTTVAVTVPARSGFTVQSVSTDATAPGSGTVSLTLRNDAGRAVSDASVSLATTATGLTVDGGPSAERFVGRWGPGETRTLTYDLTAGEATTGGTYTLTTGVAYTVDGGQVTTRSVPVGVRLAEPPEFGLTDLGGDLYVGERGTVRGTVVNEGNRTARDAVVVVAPRATGIALPGGPVSLGDIGPGESAGFELETDVASTAMPGSRPFALTVEYGTSDGTRRTSDALTFRRSVAPDREPLQVEPVNATFAPDSSGALVVRVTNTGDTAREDVRLQITPVPPFTSVAPSAYVARLPAGETAEVAFELSVDEDAVPSSHAVALNVSSESADDRRATVDRHQLPVVVASEPAGPVDTPSTIAAVLLGLAVAASTGYWWFRRR; from the coding sequence ATGACCCGCCGCTGGCTCGCGGTCGCGCTCGTCGTCCTCCTCGTGCTGCCCGGCACTGCGCTGGCATTCGTTCAGGGCGAACCCCGGCTCCGCGTCGGCCTCGCCGACGACACCGTCCACGCGGGCGAGGAGACGACCCTCTCCGTGACCGTCGCGAACGGGGCGGACCTGAAGTTCGCCTCGCGGTCGAATCCGGCGCTGAACGCGGAGGTGACCACGGCGCGTGCCGTCGCGGTCACCCTCGAGGATAGCGGCCCCGTCAGCGTCGAGACCGGCACACGATTGCTCGGCAGCCTCCCCGACGGAGGGAGCGCCACCCTCCCGTTCGAGGTCTCCATCCGCGAGTCGGCGGCCCCCGGTGTCTACGACGTTCCCGTGGAACTCCGGTACGCGTACACCGCCTCCATCTCCGATAGCGGGGCGGCCGACCGACGGACGGAGACGGTGACCCGGACGCTCCGGGTCCGGGTCGAGGAGGCCGCACGGTTCCGCGTTCGCGACGTCGAGTCGGTGGTCCGCCCGGGTGAGACCGGTCGGGTCAGCGTCCTGCTGGAGAACGTCGGGAGTGCGACCGCCCACGACGCGCAGTTCACCCTCTCCTCGCCCGACCCGGCACTCTCGCCGGGCACGGCCGGCACTGCCACCCGGTACGATGCCCGCTGGGCGCCCGGTGAGACGCGGCGGCTGAACTACACCGTCACGGCCGCGACCGACGCGCGCGCACAGTCGTACAACCTGGAACTGGCCCCCAGCTACCGCGACGCTGCCGGGGGGACCGTCTCCCAGCAGCCGCTCTCTGTCGGCGTCACGCCGTCGGCAGGCGGTCTGCTCTCGGTCGCCGAGGTCCGGAGCAGCGTCGTCACGGGGGGGTCCGGCCCAGTCACGGTGATGCTTCGGAACGACGGTGACCGGACGCTCCGCGACGCCACCGTCCGACTCTCCTCGGCTGGCGACCTCGCGGTCGGCGGTGGGGAATCAGCCAGCCGGTTCGTGGGGCGGTGGGGTCCGGGCGAGACTCGCTCTCTCACCTACGACCTCACCGCTGGGCCGGAGACGACCGCCGGGAGCTACCCGCTCGCCGCCACGGTGGCGTACACCGACTCCGAGGGGGCGGCCCTCACCAGCCGGCCGACGACCGTCGCGGTGACGGTACCCGCGCGGTCGGGCTTCACGGTCCAGTCGGTCAGCACCGACGCGACGGCCCCTGGCTCGGGGACCGTCTCGCTGACGCTCCGCAACGACGCCGGCCGCGCGGTCTCGGACGCGTCCGTCTCGCTCGCCACCACGGCGACCGGGCTCACGGTCGACGGCGGGCCGAGCGCCGAGCGGTTCGTGGGTCGGTGGGGCCCGGGCGAGACCCGTACCCTCACCTACGACCTCACTGCGGGCGAGGCGACGACAGGCGGAACGTACACGCTCACGACGGGTGTCGCGTACACGGTCGATGGGGGGCAGGTCACCACCCGTTCGGTCCCCGTCGGGGTGCGACTGGCCGAGCCCCCCGAGTTCGGCCTCACCGACCTCGGCGGCGACCTCTACGTCGGGGAGCGCGGCACCGTCCGCGGGACGGTCGTCAACGAGGGCAACCGGACCGCCCGGGACGCCGTGGTCGTCGTCGCCCCCCGCGCAACGGGTATCGCGCTCCCCGGTGGTCCAGTGAGCCTCGGCGACATCGGGCCGGGTGAGTCGGCCGGCTTCGAACTGGAGACCGACGTGGCTTCGACCGCGATGCCCGGCAGCCGGCCGTTCGCGCTCACCGTCGAGTACGGGACCAGCGACGGCACACGCCGGACGAGCGACGCGCTGACCTTCCGGCGCTCGGTCGCGCCGGACCGCGAGCCGTTGCAGGTCGAACCGGTGAACGCGACGTTCGCGCCGGACAGCTCCGGGGCGCTCGTCGTCCGCGTGACGAACACCGGCGACACCGCTCGCGAGGACGTACGCCTGCAGATCACGCCCGTCCCCCCGTTCACGAGCGTCGCGCCGTCGGCGTACGTCGCGAGGCTCCCGGCCGGCGAGACCGCCGAGGTGGCGTTCGAACTCTCCGTCGACGAGGACGCCGTCCCGAGCAGTCACGCCGTGGCGCTGAACGTCTCCAGCGAATCCGCGGACGACCGCCGTGCGACGGTTGACAGGCACCAGCTGCCGGTGGTCGTCGCATCCGAGCCGGCCGGGCCGGTCGACACCCCGTCGACCATCGCGGCCGTGCTACTGGGTCTCGCCGTCGCCGCGAGCACCGGCTACTGGTGGTTCCGGAGGCGATGA
- a CDS encoding aryl-sulfate sulfotransferase — MHPRRAVVASLLALAVLAGTLVVPLAGGSVSGPADSAAAVQANTTVDNPCVGRMERAPNGTTVVSIQGIAFDGARYVKRPSLVVGFGPQGGFEYAYNATARGRFWAYDVDPFPSGELLLTSTEPRVAIAETLDPVTGERTSVQRFARDPNVTSATDIDRLPNGNLLVADATPGSEGLLVYDPRAEEPVWNWTFAGDGDFPRAGGGPYPRDWVHVNDVDRVARGQYLVSARNFDTVFVVNRSTDELSLRLGADDAFRTLDTPSNPQLLRTAEGRAAILVADGRNDRVVEYTRTPGAADPSSPGGENWTLTWELVGGGLNEPRDADRLPNGNTLVIDRRGHRVMEVTPAGRVVWEVYAPWQPYDAERVALGDEPGGPAAASFDANRTVTLSNSARVDQGQVADCATALLEFAPTREERLLGAFGVNASDSDDGGVTPGATGRTGLRALAFGGAAVVLVAVGAFYVLRE; from the coding sequence GTGCATCCCCGCCGCGCCGTCGTCGCGTCGCTGCTCGCGCTGGCCGTGCTCGCGGGCACGCTCGTCGTCCCGCTGGCCGGGGGGTCCGTTTCGGGTCCAGCCGACTCCGCGGCAGCGGTCCAGGCGAACACGACGGTCGACAACCCCTGCGTCGGGCGGATGGAGCGGGCGCCGAACGGGACCACCGTCGTCTCCATCCAGGGCATCGCGTTCGACGGGGCCCGGTACGTCAAGCGGCCCTCGCTGGTCGTCGGCTTCGGGCCACAGGGTGGGTTCGAGTACGCGTACAACGCCACCGCAAGGGGTCGGTTCTGGGCGTACGACGTGGACCCGTTCCCGTCGGGTGAGCTGTTGCTGACCTCGACGGAGCCCCGTGTCGCCATCGCGGAGACGCTCGACCCGGTCACCGGCGAGCGGACCAGTGTCCAGCGCTTCGCCCGCGACCCCAACGTGACCAGCGCGACCGATATCGACCGGCTGCCGAACGGGAATCTCCTCGTGGCTGACGCCACGCCCGGCAGCGAGGGGCTGCTCGTCTACGACCCACGGGCCGAGGAGCCGGTCTGGAACTGGACGTTCGCCGGGGACGGCGACTTCCCGCGTGCCGGCGGCGGTCCCTACCCCCGCGACTGGGTCCACGTCAACGACGTCGACCGGGTGGCGCGCGGCCAGTACCTGGTCTCGGCGCGCAACTTCGATACGGTGTTCGTGGTGAACCGCTCGACCGACGAGCTCTCGCTCCGCCTCGGCGCCGACGACGCCTTCCGGACGCTGGACACGCCCTCGAACCCGCAGCTCCTGCGCACCGCCGAGGGGCGGGCCGCGATACTCGTCGCCGACGGTCGCAACGACCGCGTCGTCGAGTACACGCGCACGCCCGGCGCGGCCGACCCGTCGAGTCCGGGCGGCGAGAACTGGACGCTGACCTGGGAGCTCGTCGGCGGCGGGCTGAACGAACCCCGCGACGCCGACCGGCTCCCCAACGGCAACACGCTCGTCATCGACCGCCGGGGGCACCGCGTGATGGAGGTCACGCCCGCGGGCCGCGTCGTCTGGGAGGTGTACGCCCCGTGGCAGCCCTACGACGCCGAGCGGGTCGCGCTGGGCGACGAGCCCGGCGGCCCCGCCGCCGCGTCGTTCGACGCGAACCGGACGGTGACGCTCTCGAACAGCGCCCGGGTCGACCAGGGGCAGGTGGCCGACTGCGCGACGGCGTTGCTGGAGTTCGCCCCGACCCGCGAAGAGCGACTACTGGGGGCGTTCGGCGTGAACGCCTCTGACTCGGACGATGGTGGTGTCACGCCCGGCGCGACCGGGCGCACGGGACTGCGAGCGCTCGCGTTCGGGGGCGCTGCGGTGGTGCTCGTGGCCGTCGGTGCGTTCTACGTGTTGCGGGAATAG
- a CDS encoding YbhB/YbcL family Raf kinase inhibitor-like protein, with protein sequence MTDLALSSPAFDDGERIPEKHGHDAADVSPPLTVAGVPDAAVSLALVMDDPDAVEPAGTVWDHWLVWNVPPDTELPEGWDPTADGANEGTNDFGETGYGGPAPPDREHTYRFRLFALDTTLDLPESADKEDLKVAMSGHVIAEAQLEGTYAP encoded by the coding sequence ATGACAGACCTCGCGCTCTCTAGTCCGGCGTTCGACGACGGTGAACGGATTCCCGAGAAGCACGGCCACGACGCGGCGGACGTCTCGCCACCGCTGACGGTCGCGGGCGTCCCCGACGCTGCGGTGTCGCTCGCGCTCGTGATGGACGACCCCGACGCGGTCGAGCCGGCGGGGACGGTCTGGGACCACTGGCTCGTCTGGAACGTCCCGCCGGACACCGAGCTGCCGGAGGGGTGGGACCCGACGGCCGACGGTGCGAACGAGGGGACCAACGACTTCGGCGAGACGGGCTACGGCGGCCCCGCGCCGCCGGACCGCGAGCACACCTACCGCTTCCGACTGTTCGCGCTCGATACGACGCTCGACCTCCCCGAATCGGCCGACAAGGAGGACCTGAAGGTGGCCATGTCGGGCCACGTCATCGCCGAGGCACAACTCGAGGGGACGTACGCGCCGTAA
- a CDS encoding NCS2 family permease — protein sequence MVRETLADFFGFDEHDTDLQTEVVAGITTFLTMSYIVVVNPAILAPAIVNGPGPDLGLSVPEAQQMLAVVTLLAAATATLVMAFYANRPFGQAPGLGLNAFFAFTVVLGLGVPWNTALAAVVVEGIIFVLLTAVGAREAIIRLFPQPVKLAVGAGIGLFLAIIGLIEMHVVANDPVTFVTFSPVFASDPIAILSVLGLFVTLALYARGVRGSIIIGVILTSVAGYAASAAGYSGQPAMAAAEQAGVALKSGIPLAPNVPIVYDAASYDITPLVGAFVDGFSGVEGFSFALVVFTFFFVDFFDTAGTLTGVGQAAGFLDEDGNLPDMDKPLMADAVGTTVGGMIGTSTVTTYIESATGVEEGGRTGMTALVIGAFFLLSLAVVPLAAAVPTYASHLVLVVVGIIMLSNVAEIAWDDLSFAVPAALTIFVMPFTFSIAYGIAAGIISYPVVKAAQGEASDVSAGQWALAGAFVVYFFVRTSGILSGSL from the coding sequence ATGGTACGCGAGACGCTGGCCGACTTCTTCGGCTTCGACGAGCACGACACCGACCTGCAGACGGAGGTGGTCGCCGGCATCACGACGTTCCTGACGATGAGCTACATCGTCGTCGTGAACCCGGCCATCCTCGCGCCCGCTATCGTGAACGGTCCCGGCCCCGACCTCGGCCTGTCGGTCCCCGAGGCACAGCAGATGCTCGCGGTCGTGACGCTGCTGGCGGCCGCGACGGCGACGCTGGTGATGGCGTTCTACGCCAACCGGCCGTTCGGGCAGGCACCCGGACTGGGACTGAACGCGTTCTTCGCGTTCACGGTCGTCCTCGGGCTGGGTGTCCCGTGGAACACGGCGCTCGCCGCCGTCGTCGTGGAGGGAATCATCTTCGTGTTGCTGACCGCCGTCGGCGCGCGTGAGGCCATCATCAGGCTGTTCCCACAGCCCGTGAAGCTGGCCGTCGGGGCCGGTATCGGCCTGTTCCTGGCCATCATCGGGCTCATCGAGATGCACGTCGTCGCGAACGACCCCGTGACGTTCGTCACGTTCAGCCCCGTCTTCGCCTCCGACCCCATCGCCATCCTGTCGGTGCTGGGGCTGTTCGTCACGCTCGCACTGTACGCCCGCGGGGTCCGCGGCTCCATCATCATCGGCGTCATCCTCACGTCGGTCGCCGGCTACGCCGCCTCGGCGGCGGGCTACTCCGGCCAGCCGGCCATGGCGGCCGCCGAGCAGGCCGGCGTCGCGCTGAAGTCGGGCATCCCGCTGGCGCCGAACGTTCCCATCGTCTACGACGCCGCGAGCTACGACATCACGCCGCTGGTCGGCGCGTTCGTCGACGGCTTCAGCGGGGTCGAGGGCTTCTCCTTCGCGCTGGTCGTGTTCACGTTCTTCTTCGTCGACTTCTTCGACACCGCCGGCACGCTGACCGGCGTCGGGCAGGCCGCCGGCTTCCTCGACGAGGACGGTAACCTCCCGGACATGGACAAGCCGCTGATGGCCGACGCCGTCGGCACCACCGTCGGCGGGATGATCGGCACCTCCACCGTCACCACGTACATCGAGTCCGCGACCGGCGTCGAGGAGGGCGGCCGCACCGGGATGACGGCGCTCGTCATCGGCGCCTTCTTCCTGCTGTCGCTCGCCGTGGTGCCGCTCGCCGCGGCGGTCCCCACGTACGCCTCCCACCTCGTGCTGGTCGTCGTGGGCATCATCATGCTCTCGAACGTCGCCGAGATCGCGTGGGACGACCTCTCCTTCGCGGTCCCGGCGGCGCTCACCATCTTCGTGATGCCGTTCACCTTCTCCATCGCGTACGGTATCGCGGCGGGCATCATCTCCTACCCGGTCGTCAAGGCCGCGCAGGGCGAAGCCAGCGATGTCTCGGCCGGCCAGTGGGCGCTCGCGGGCGCGTTCGTCGTCTACTTCTTCGTCCGGACCTCCGGCATCCTCTCGGGCAGCCTGTAG